In Zingiber officinale cultivar Zhangliang chromosome 9B, Zo_v1.1, whole genome shotgun sequence, the genomic window CGGTGACTTGCTGCTTGCAACGCGCGCTTGAAACAGCCGCGCATAGGGTGCCAGTTTTGGTTCCTCAACGGAACGGTAAAAACCATCTGTGTCGGGCGGCACGAAATGGTATTTCAATCCATGGATTGTACAAGGACTTCATAGTATGGATGAAATAAAAGGGCATATAAACAGTTTTCCAGAAGAACTAGTATATGTCGTAAAGGTAAAATCAagtaaaaatctaaaaaaaaaactgaTAGGTAGATCTTCAAAATTATGGAATACGTAAtatgattaaatattaataatttagtGGATAATAATAGGAAATGTTGTATCCATTCTTGTTAAACAATATCCCAAATCAATGAACTTACCTGATAGAATTGAACAATATGCTGTGGATTAATCATGTTGATAAAGGCATAACCAACATTGCATTTGTTCTGAAaagtagaaaaaaataatatatatcaaTTTCCAATAATTGGTACGGCCATGCACATCAATAGCGATATAGAGAGAGACTCAATCATAACCTTAAAATCAATTGGCAAATAAATGAAGTCATAAGTTCCTCTATGGTTTTCATCAATAGCAGACAGCAGCATCTTAGATGTGTACCtaaatataaacaaaaataaaaggaaaaggaaaccaATTAGATATTTTGCATTTGTGAAGGCCAAGGGAAAAAAGgtacagataaagaaaagaaaagaaaacatagAAGGTTAACAAAGAGAAAAGGCAATCAACTATAGTTTGATTTTGATAGCCAAGGCAAAGAAAGGTACAGAAAATTCATACTTGTTAGGAATATTTTTTATCATAAGTGTTGTGCGGGAGTCTTCACCACGTCTAATACATTCAATATCAAGTTCGTACTGCTTTTTATTATCACCCTGATTAGCAGTTGCATCACTTGTTCGGCTCCTAATACGCTCAGCACGGCCATCAAATGAACCTGACATTGAGACCATTGGACTCCTTCCATGAAACATCAGACTCCTTTTCTGCGCTGAAGGAATCCCAATAGGTGCATGAGAAATACAAGGGTCAAGGCAGTTTCCACATGAATGTGGAAAGAAGTTCCGGGAAGCAGGTTGTAGAGATTCCAACTGAGGAATTGATGCGAGCCCCTTATTTCCTAGAGAACCCGAATGCAAAACAAGAGATTCCATGGAATCCCCAGAATAGGCAAATCTCCTATCCCAAAGAGATGGATTGACTGCAGGTGCTGAACCAACATGATGATGTAAAGGAACTGTGTTTAGCATTTGAGGTTGTCCTCCAGACATTCCATGAATATGAGATGGTTGATGAGCAGAAACATTGCTTATAAATGACGGAGAATTTGACCATGGCATGGTGGTAGTTATTTTACTTTGGAATGAATTTGTATTATTCGCAATATACTGACCCCCATGTAGAGGACAGCTTCCATTAGAGGAAATCCCAAAAGCTGTAAATAATGGATTATATTAGGTAACATCAAGCATGTAATAAAGGGCAGAGATCTTTAACTATTGTTTAACACATAGCAATAACTACCATAAACTCAAAAAACAGAAGAGAAGGTCATAATACATCATCGATTCAGTTATTGTAACTGAAAAAGGTGCAGACAACAGTGGACTGCAAGCTGCTTCAACAAGAAATGTGTGGCTATATATTAATTCCAGTAACTTGTAACTTATCCACACgagtatatttaatttattaccTTTATTACGATCCAACAAAATTCCATCATAGGTCCCAGAGCTGCCTCTATGAAGAGGTCTTGCATCAATTCCTTCTGAAGGCCTAGAGATCACACCAATACCGGTGGCTGACAAAGTATTTGAGTTGTAAGGAATGCAATTAGTAATACCATTATGATAATTAGGAAGGGAGTGAGGATGGAGGCCACGCATTCCTTGAAGTCCAAAATTCATTGGGCCAAGGGAACAATTGAAGTCAATATTGGCAGCTTGTTTTGTGTGATTACCAACCATGGTAATTCCCACCGAGGGAGATAAATGTTGTGGAACTTTAGAAGGCATTTCATAGAGTGTGGCCTCTAAAGGTGGGGTAATTGATGCTTTAGCTGCTGAGTTTAAACCCTGGATAACTCTGTTTTCAAGACTGTTGGGTGTGACTGATCCAAGAGAGGATGACCCTAGGAAATAGAAATTGGATCAGTTATGTAATTCAATAGCAAAGCCTGACATCATGTCTAAGGCACAACTGGATACACGTCAAAAGAGTTCAAACACACGCACACACCAAAGCACCCAGCAAGAGAGTTGTTAGGAGTGGTTCCTTGCCAGCTTGCATTTAGTATATTATGGTCCATCTCTGAAGACAACTGCTGCCCCAAACTGATAATAAAGAGAAGTATCAGTCAACAATAAGCTAAAAGAAATTGAAAACTATACATTATTTTAGTAAAATCATTGTAGATGAAAGCTGTGACAAGGCAATTCAATGGCAAATCACTAACATAATTCGTATATATCTGGATTATCTGCAGCCCATATTACAGTAGGATCTTTTATAATGAACAACCAATGTTTTTAATTTGCATTCAATCTGTGGTACATTCCAAACATTGTGGTTTAAATGAAGATGTAAGATTTTGAACATGTCAAATGTTGGAAAACTGAATTTGTAATAGTACCACAGTTTTGCAACACCAGAGCAGCTAGGCtcgagtttaattttttttccagcaAAGTCGCTCCTATTTAGAGCATGAAGAGCAGCTTCAGCAGCACGGACATCATAAAACTCTATGAACTTTTGGTGATGTTTATGGGGAATTGCACATATCTACAAATTAAATTGATGTAAATTTAATGAAAGGACAGAAAACTTCAGCACCAAACATAAATTAATGAATATCAAGATCCTAATATCACCTCTTTGATTTGACCATAAACACTGAATTTCTGATGGAGATCATCATTTGTCACAGAGGAATCTAGATTGGACACCACAAGTGTACCCTGATTTATGTCTTTCTCTGAGGGATTGTCCTAACAACAGATTTCATGTTATGTGAAAATTCAATCAATCTATATGCATTTAGAAATGAGAGGAAATGGCAGAATTTAAGTGTCATTAGGGCATTTATATGAGTAATGAGCACATATACTTTGTGCAACATAACAGGAGTACACCATTATTAGAAAGAGCATTAGCAATGAGCCCAGCAAAAAAGTCATAAGTTCCCCATTCT contains:
- the LOC122023783 gene encoding protein MEI2-like 4; this translates as MFSESTHSNILNAQKTESSQQQMKEPQRMANISIGTQVSDHVSELQSDVLVLYPLLGEESLPDLCGSHYESGLFSSSLSDMFSRKLRLSSSIAPLGQSFELGHSNFEEDEPLETMEEIEAQTIGNLLPDDDELLSGITDDIRYLGQYNNGNDVDDDIFYTGGGMELEFDNNIRGTRTTEFVMAGASADQQGEPNGTFYGEHPYGEHPSRTLFVRNINSNVQDGELRALFEQYGDIRTLYTACKHRGFVMISYFDIRAAQKAMRALQNKPLNHRKLDIHFSIPKDNPSEKDINQGTLVVSNLDSSVTNDDLHQKFSVYGQIKEICAIPHKHHQKFIEFYDVRAAEAALHALNRSDFAGKKIKLEPSCSGVAKLCLGQQLSSEMDHNILNASWQGTTPNNSLAGCFGSSSLGSVTPNSLENRVIQGLNSAAKASITPPLEATLYEMPSKVPQHLSPSVGITMVGNHTKQAANIDFNCSLGPMNFGLQGMRGLHPHSLPNYHNGITNCIPYNSNTLSATGIGVISRPSEGIDARPLHRGSSGTYDGILLDRNKAFGISSNGSCPLHGGQYIANNTNSFQSKITTTMPWSNSPSFISNVSAHQPSHIHGMSGGQPQMLNTVPLHHHVGSAPAVNPSLWDRRFAYSGDSMESLVLHSGSLGNKGLASIPQLESLQPASRNFFPHSCGNCLDPCISHAPIGIPSAQKRSLMFHGRSPMVSMSGSFDGRAERIRSRTSDATANQGDNKKQYELDIECIRRGEDSRTTLMIKNIPNKYTSKMLLSAIDENHRGTYDFIYLPIDFKNKCNVGYAFINMINPQHIVQFYQSFNGKKWEKFNSEKVASLAYARIQGKSALIAHFQNSSLMNEDKRCRPILFHTDGPNAGDQEPFPVGTNIRSRLGRWRANNSSEENHQGMLISATEASCDRVGSHPGSTKDSE